One Fibrobacter sp. UWB10 DNA segment encodes these proteins:
- a CDS encoding TIGR02171 family protein encodes MNRMLLLLLLGALFAACSNSESVYSQQNSGSALEVDSLEGMLAVRMEQKNLVLGSNDNATKTNERPQMSVSLQYDFSIGKHEVTCGEYNSLMKSVGALLDCEGDNIPATNVTYYDAVLFANARSKAEGFDSVYTYTAASFDAEKHCTNLEGFAYHPEKQGYRLPTEAEWVYVAGLNWNQASGWTSDNSDYKLHDVCSFASADNEACDLLGNAMEWANDWLGNFRDTMVVNYVGAPDGGSLGQRVVKGGSFRNEARSVALYSRGDVYMVTSSTRANYVGFRLAFGVIPDALWMGSDGKVAENRVVPLAGTSTVRSVVGTNRSKLVFRNDLTKNLAYIDYAGGSLSVIEIADTLDAYHPEISPDGQKVAFCTGLEGVAGKSSLYVRDLNAEGSNLVKLDVKSAAIPRWRVLENGDTAIVYVSDAGNNKNESDFKATSTWQVTFANGKFGKPQKLFDGAYHGGLSVDGSLAVTGARLLRARVGKSSTIWYNEEQACNASLASDSSKRTLFLDFGSKTGRDFVGEKYGTHERILVADSTGKLIQSVAAPAGYAFDHSEWVKHSGKLAIVTFTNASGAHTKIALVNLEDYSFVELAEGDELWHPCFWFKESFVPEDDVLLDLDSAGVYYVEGQSWDHQVMSIKMSLFWKNINSIEILGVGSSRIEDGLIPLNVTAGKTLNMGHPGNDLNAALYVAENYGLLHLPKLKAVVVSLDIDLWQVTTEYTHEMFDVTPGFVYDANHQFWKDEIPYAFVDAVNNAMVGGDAYATYYKTMGFAANLSGSWGNPDVEKDSTWQYVLPTAIEWNLERLKSFVEKAKEKNVAVVGIIFPQNPGYRNTGAWGRYGPTRTVAKKTLKSLEQLEASHSNFILLNENKMGNHDYSDEMAVNTDHLSELGARQLTERLDSLLKEMD; translated from the coding sequence ATGAATAGGATGCTTTTGTTGTTGCTGCTCGGCGCGCTTTTTGCGGCCTGCTCCAATTCTGAAAGTGTATATTCACAACAAAATTCAGGGTCAGCTCTTGAAGTGGATTCCCTTGAAGGCATGCTTGCTGTTCGCATGGAACAGAAGAATCTTGTGCTGGGTTCGAACGATAATGCGACAAAAACTAACGAACGCCCGCAAATGAGCGTGTCGCTGCAGTACGATTTTTCGATTGGCAAACATGAGGTAACTTGCGGCGAATACAATTCCTTGATGAAGTCGGTCGGAGCTTTGCTGGATTGTGAAGGCGACAATATTCCGGCAACTAATGTGACGTATTATGATGCTGTCTTGTTTGCGAATGCGCGCAGCAAGGCGGAAGGCTTTGATTCGGTGTACACGTATACGGCAGCCTCTTTTGATGCGGAAAAGCATTGCACCAATTTGGAAGGTTTTGCTTATCACCCCGAAAAGCAAGGGTATCGCTTGCCGACCGAAGCGGAATGGGTTTATGTCGCTGGCCTGAATTGGAATCAGGCTTCGGGCTGGACTTCTGATAATTCCGATTACAAGTTGCACGATGTTTGCTCGTTTGCTTCGGCAGACAATGAAGCCTGTGACCTTTTAGGAAATGCGATGGAATGGGCCAACGACTGGTTGGGCAATTTCCGTGATACGATGGTGGTGAATTACGTGGGCGCACCCGATGGCGGCTCGCTTGGCCAGCGTGTGGTGAAAGGCGGAAGTTTCCGCAATGAGGCTCGTTCCGTTGCGCTTTATTCCCGTGGCGATGTCTATATGGTGACGTCTTCGACTCGCGCCAATTATGTCGGCTTTAGACTTGCTTTTGGTGTGATTCCTGATGCGCTATGGATGGGCTCCGACGGTAAGGTTGCTGAAAATAGGGTGGTTCCTTTGGCTGGAACTTCGACGGTTCGGTCTGTGGTCGGTACGAATCGCAGCAAGTTGGTGTTCCGGAATGACCTCACGAAAAATCTTGCCTACATCGATTATGCGGGTGGCTCTCTTTCAGTGATTGAAATTGCGGATACCTTGGATGCTTACCATCCTGAAATTTCGCCGGATGGACAGAAGGTGGCGTTCTGTACTGGGCTTGAAGGGGTTGCTGGCAAATCGTCGCTTTACGTTCGCGACTTGAATGCTGAGGGCTCGAACCTTGTAAAGCTTGATGTCAAGAGTGCGGCGATACCGCGTTGGCGAGTGCTTGAAAATGGCGACACCGCAATCGTATATGTGAGTGATGCCGGAAACAACAAGAATGAGTCTGATTTCAAGGCGACCTCGACATGGCAGGTGACTTTCGCGAATGGAAAATTTGGAAAACCGCAGAAATTGTTTGATGGCGCGTATCATGGCGGCCTGAGCGTAGACGGCTCTTTGGCGGTAACAGGTGCTCGGCTCCTTCGCGCACGAGTGGGTAAATCTAGCACAATCTGGTACAACGAAGAACAGGCATGCAATGCCTCGCTTGCGTCGGATAGCTCCAAGCGAACCTTGTTCCTTGATTTTGGTAGCAAGACCGGGCGTGATTTTGTGGGCGAAAAATACGGCACGCATGAACGGATTCTTGTGGCTGACAGTACGGGCAAATTGATTCAGTCTGTTGCAGCTCCGGCAGGTTATGCATTTGATCATAGCGAATGGGTCAAGCATTCCGGCAAACTGGCGATAGTAACGTTTACGAATGCGAGCGGTGCGCATACAAAGATTGCTCTTGTCAATCTGGAAGACTATAGCTTTGTAGAACTTGCCGAAGGCGACGAACTCTGGCACCCTTGTTTTTGGTTTAAAGAAAGTTTTGTTCCCGAAGACGATGTGCTGTTAGATTTGGATAGTGCCGGCGTGTACTATGTAGAAGGGCAAAGTTGGGACCATCAGGTCATGAGTATCAAGATGAGTCTCTTCTGGAAAAACATAAATAGTATCGAAATCTTGGGCGTAGGTAGTTCCCGAATAGAAGACGGTTTGATTCCCTTGAATGTTACGGCGGGAAAGACTCTCAATATGGGACATCCCGGAAATGATTTGAATGCGGCTCTCTATGTCGCTGAAAACTATGGCTTGCTCCATTTGCCCAAATTGAAAGCGGTCGTTGTCTCGCTGGATATTGATTTGTGGCAGGTGACAACGGAATACACGCACGAAATGTTTGATGTGACTCCAGGTTTTGTGTACGACGCAAATCATCAATTCTGGAAAGACGAAATCCCGTATGCTTTTGTCGATGCAGTGAATAACGCTATGGTCGGTGGCGATGCTTATGCAACCTATTATAAAACGATGGGCTTTGCGGCGAATCTGTCTGGTTCTTGGGGCAATCCCGATGTTGAAAAGGATTCGACTTGGCAGTATGTTTTGCCGACAGCGATAGAATGGAACTTGGAACGCTTGAAGTCGTTTGTCGAAAAGGCAAAAGAGAAAAATGTTGCTGTTGTTGGCATTATCTTCCCGCAGAATCCGGGATATCGCAATACAGGCGCATGGGGTCGTTACGGCCCGACAAGAACCGTCGCGAAAAAAACTTTGAAATCTTTGGAACAGTTGGAAGCATCCCATTCGAATTTTATATTGCTCAATGAAAATAAAATGGGAAACCACGATTATTCAGATGAAATGGCTGTCAATACAGATCATCTGAGCGAATTGGGCGCTCGTCAATTGACCGAAAGATTGGATTCACTTTTAAAGGAAATGGATTAA
- a CDS encoding TIGR02171 family protein: MYSLLICGILCLVTACSNSVGYTETVNNGITVDTLSGMLRIPVYDARVVLGTTNELAKSNERPQMTVILDYPFSIGKSEVTCGEFKSLMESQEYSIDCDHNDLPIMNVSYYDAVLFANERSKKEGLDTAYTYSSIVYDSDKHCSNLEGFAFHPEVNAYRLPTEAEWVLVASINWNPAQAWTAENSDYKVHRVCGKNTAENETCDMAGNVMEWINDWLGNFRDTTVTNYVGAPDGGSLGQRILKGGSNRNPAYSITLFSRGDVYTVTSSTRANYVGFRLAYGAIPNALWMGSDGKAAVSRVVPLANSSTLRSFTKTYAMKLAFRNDLTGNLAYIDYLGGALTVEEIQDSLSVYHPDISPDGKKVAFSTGLEGIAGKSALYVRDLDAEGSNLVKLDVESAAIPRWRVLENGDTAIVYVTDAGNNKNESDFKAASTWQVTFANGKFGEPQKLFDGAYHGGISEDNSLAVTGARLLRARVGKSSVIWYNEEQACNASLAQDSSKRTLFLDFGGKTGRDFVGSKYGTHERILVADSTGKLIQSVAAPKGYSFDHSEWIPSGNNLVVATLTNANGAHTKIVLVDMSDGSVVDLAEGDELWHPAFWFKKRVATGDGVSLDLDSAGMYLSEDHINSQSKHRVKMELYWKNLNTTNVLLVGSSRMEMGIDADMFPEWNMFNWAIPGIDPVRDMYFATNYGMNHSEHLKAVVFSLDIDSWRGTEDFLSLMLYSAPGYMYDANHQFWKDGVPEDLIAAVENSYPAETDVKHQISDRGTSMAISRGWDADPIEVFYDSVYTKKQMKFFNDRIEELKFFVDMASAKGIYVIGIIFPQAPQYKKTGALGLYGLQRSVAKEVIESLQAYSKENKHFVLMDENKMGDHDYTDDMAHNRDHLSYLGAAQMTARLDSVLKTLKW, from the coding sequence ATGTATTCGCTTTTAATTTGCGGTATCCTTTGCCTTGTAACGGCTTGCTCCAATTCTGTGGGCTATACCGAAACCGTCAATAACGGAATTACCGTTGACACTCTTTCGGGAATGCTTCGCATACCTGTTTACGATGCTCGAGTCGTTCTCGGTACAACGAATGAATTGGCCAAGTCGAATGAACGCCCGCAAATGACGGTCATTCTGGATTATCCATTCTCCATTGGCAAAAGCGAAGTGACCTGTGGTGAATTCAAGTCGCTCATGGAATCTCAAGAGTATTCTATAGATTGTGATCATAATGATTTGCCGATAATGAATGTGAGCTACTATGATGCCGTTCTTTTCGCGAATGAACGTAGTAAAAAAGAAGGCCTTGATACCGCTTACACCTATAGCAGTATCGTTTATGATTCTGACAAACATTGCTCTAATCTCGAAGGCTTTGCCTTCCATCCCGAAGTGAATGCTTATCGCTTGCCGACCGAAGCGGAATGGGTCTTGGTGGCTAGCATAAATTGGAATCCGGCGCAGGCTTGGACAGCCGAAAATTCTGATTACAAGGTGCATCGCGTTTGCGGAAAAAATACGGCTGAAAATGAAACCTGCGATATGGCGGGAAACGTAATGGAATGGATCAATGACTGGCTTGGAAATTTCCGCGATACAACGGTGACAAACTATGTGGGCGCACCCGATGGCGGCTCACTCGGTCAGAGAATTCTCAAAGGCGGAAGTAACCGCAATCCGGCCTATTCTATCACGCTCTTTAGCCGCGGCGACGTATATACGGTAACGTCTTCGACAAGAGCTAATTATGTGGGCTTCCGTTTGGCCTATGGCGCCATTCCCAATGCGTTGTGGATGGGTTCTGATGGCAAGGCTGCAGTAAGTCGCGTGGTGCCGCTGGCAAATTCTTCTACACTGCGCTCGTTTACCAAGACTTATGCAATGAAGCTTGCTTTCCGAAATGATTTGACGGGAAACCTTGCCTATATTGATTATTTGGGTGGTGCCTTGACGGTTGAAGAAATTCAGGATTCCTTGAGTGTCTATCATCCGGATATTTCTCCTGATGGCAAAAAGGTGGCTTTTTCTACCGGTCTCGAAGGCATTGCTGGCAAGTCGGCGCTTTATGTCCGCGACTTGGATGCCGAAGGCTCGAATCTTGTAAAGCTTGATGTCGAAAGTGCGGCAATTCCGCGTTGGCGTGTACTTGAAAATGGTGATACCGCAATCGTATATGTGACTGACGCCGGAAACAACAAGAATGAGTCTGATTTCAAAGCAGCTTCGACTTGGCAGGTGACTTTTGCAAACGGTAAATTTGGCGAACCGCAGAAGCTGTTTGATGGTGCTTATCATGGTGGCATTAGCGAAGACAATTCTTTGGCGGTCACTGGCGCTCGACTCCTTCGCGCACGAGTGGGCAAATCTAGCGTTATCTGGTATAATGAAGAACAGGCGTGTAATGCCTCGCTTGCCCAAGATAGCAGCAAGCGCACCTTGTTCCTTGATTTTGGCGGCAAGACCGGGCGTGATTTTGTCGGATCCAAGTATGGTACGCATGAACGCATTCTTGTGGCAGACAGCACGGGCAAATTGATTCAGTCGGTAGCTGCCCCGAAGGGTTATTCGTTTGACCATAGCGAATGGATTCCTAGCGGCAATAATCTGGTGGTGGCGACGCTTACGAATGCAAATGGCGCTCATACCAAAATCGTACTTGTCGATATGTCTGATGGCAGTGTTGTGGACTTGGCCGAAGGCGATGAACTTTGGCACCCTGCATTCTGGTTTAAAAAGCGCGTTGCTACGGGTGACGGTGTGTCGCTTGACTTGGATAGCGCTGGAATGTACTTGTCCGAAGACCATATTAATTCGCAGTCCAAGCATCGCGTGAAAATGGAATTGTATTGGAAAAATTTGAATACCACGAATGTGTTGCTAGTGGGTAGCTCCAGAATGGAAATGGGTATCGATGCCGATATGTTCCCGGAATGGAATATGTTCAACTGGGCTATTCCTGGAATCGACCCTGTTCGCGATATGTATTTTGCGACCAACTACGGAATGAATCATTCGGAACATTTGAAGGCCGTGGTATTCTCGCTTGATATCGATAGCTGGCGCGGTACCGAAGACTTCCTTTCGCTGATGCTTTATTCTGCACCCGGTTACATGTACGATGCCAATCACCAATTCTGGAAGGATGGCGTTCCAGAAGACTTGATTGCTGCTGTTGAAAATTCGTATCCGGCTGAAACAGATGTGAAACATCAAATTTCAGATAGAGGTACGTCGATGGCCATTTCCCGCGGCTGGGATGCCGACCCGATTGAAGTCTTTTACGATTCTGTCTATACCAAAAAGCAAATGAAGTTCTTCAATGACCGCATTGAAGAATTGAAGTTCTTTGTGGACATGGCGTCAGCCAAGGGCATTTATGTAATCGGTATTATTTTCCCGCAGGCCCCGCAGTACAAAAAGACGGGTGCGCTCGGCTTGTATGGCTTGCAGCGTAGCGTCGCGAAGGAAGTGATTGAATCTTTGCAAGCTTATAGCAAAGAAAACAAGCATTTTGTTTTGATGGATGAAAATAAAATGGGTGACCATGATTATACCGACGATATGGCGCATAATCGTGATCACTTGAGCTATCTCGGTGCCGCTCAAATGACAGCACGCCTGGATTCTGTTTTGAAAACGTTGAAATGGTAA
- a CDS encoding glycoside hydrolase family 5 protein → MKKLPLIAFLSSMALCTSFAAAQDITPTRVGPVSQYGQLMTGKNSQGKGRIYGSCEGVKDGAEVQVRGMSLYWSLMPQAVEFWSEEAISTMVRDMNIQIVRAAMATGNEDWSNGYQGYGSDPNTQLSLMKTVVEAAIKNDIYVIIDWHSHNANEQTEASKNFFKQMAQTYGKYDHVIFELFNEPTDIAWGTIKTYADQVVSVIREYSDNLVLVGTPKWDQNPQAAIGNEVNDPKKNTAYTLHYYANSHCWSGQYDWGGTCEGTNGEEAINAGLSVFVSEWGTADASGGGNPDQGRNQSWQEYINKHQLSWANWSASKISEGTAAFEGSSTKTSLQYTTSGNLVKGYLATNPTSYTKCAANGGNNGNENQGGNNGENNGNNNGNGNETPIFVKANVNFNVSFSDNALHIAGAPMTVEIYSLKGDKLMAINNVSGTLSLAKLPAGKYFARVHGNATNMVRAFQIK, encoded by the coding sequence ATGAAAAAATTACCGCTAATCGCATTTCTGTCGTCGATGGCTCTGTGCACTTCGTTTGCAGCAGCCCAAGACATTACCCCCACCCGCGTGGGCCCTGTTAGCCAATACGGTCAGTTGATGACCGGCAAGAACTCGCAAGGCAAGGGCCGCATTTATGGTAGCTGCGAAGGTGTAAAGGACGGCGCCGAAGTGCAGGTACGCGGTATGAGCCTTTACTGGAGTTTGATGCCGCAGGCCGTCGAATTCTGGAGTGAAGAAGCAATCTCCACCATGGTTCGCGACATGAACATCCAAATTGTGCGTGCCGCCATGGCCACCGGCAACGAAGACTGGAGCAATGGCTATCAGGGCTACGGCAGCGATCCCAACACTCAATTGAGCTTGATGAAAACCGTTGTCGAAGCGGCTATCAAGAACGACATTTATGTGATTATCGACTGGCATTCTCACAATGCAAATGAACAGACCGAAGCGTCCAAGAACTTCTTTAAGCAAATGGCGCAGACCTATGGTAAATATGACCATGTGATTTTCGAGCTGTTCAATGAACCCACCGATATTGCTTGGGGCACCATCAAGACCTACGCAGACCAGGTGGTTTCCGTGATTCGCGAATACTCCGACAACCTGGTTCTTGTGGGCACCCCCAAGTGGGACCAGAACCCGCAAGCAGCCATCGGAAACGAAGTCAACGACCCGAAGAAAAACACAGCCTATACCTTGCACTACTACGCCAATAGCCACTGCTGGAGTGGTCAGTACGACTGGGGTGGAACTTGCGAAGGTACCAACGGCGAAGAAGCCATTAACGCAGGTCTTTCCGTATTCGTTTCGGAATGGGGCACTGCAGATGCTAGCGGCGGCGGAAACCCGGATCAGGGTCGTAACCAGAGCTGGCAGGAATACATTAACAAGCACCAGCTTTCTTGGGCAAACTGGTCTGCATCCAAGATTAGCGAAGGTACTGCCGCATTTGAAGGTTCTTCAACCAAGACTTCGCTTCAGTACACCACTTCCGGTAACCTCGTAAAAGGCTACCTTGCCACCAACCCCACAAGCTACACCAAGTGCGCAGCTAACGGCGGCAACAATGGCAACGAAAACCAGGGTGGCAACAACGGCGAAAACAACGGCAACAATAACGGGAACGGAAATGAAACTCCGATTTTCGTGAAGGCCAATGTGAATTTCAACGTTTCGTTCTCGGACAATGCATTGCACATTGCTGGCGCACCGATGACTGTCGAAATCTACAGTTTGAAGGGTGACAAGCTTATGGCAATCAACAACGTGAGCGGCACGCTTTCGCTCGCCAAGCTCCCTGCAGGCAAGTACTTTGCACGAGTTCATGGAAACGCTACGAACATGGTTCGCGCCTTCCAGATTAAGTAA
- a CDS encoding PD40 domain-containing protein → MKNVMKFAIPALLAFSTVFAQQGAPTGAAVDPTADEQKALSALKGKLEGAIVWATSRANSHHDIWIMNADGTNARALTQGDNVDWFPRISPDGSTVLFNRSKGGWVPENDANYPEKWDLWMVDISGENARKVVDNATWGTWRPDGKSIVFSRAGKVFSMDLASKKETLVLDGEKAFNKSGVILQEPNMSPDGKHLAITLRGSMRETGVWDLSKNAWTKSGDGCQIDWNFDGSKLYRVNPTGNGGTAAPSEILWFSAKDGKQIEKVGFFGIPKNVKLMDLPGRRSHEYFPRLSPDGKWLVWGATDKGHDHDLFDYELYIWKIGEPVESATRITYHTGNDRWPDIWLGKVPVKESVSAKAVESVSKAAATAIAGGVSDAKMDELIQAIDRLTEAVKSLAK, encoded by the coding sequence ATGAAGAATGTGATGAAGTTTGCTATTCCGGCCTTATTGGCTTTTTCGACTGTATTTGCCCAGCAGGGGGCTCCGACTGGCGCTGCCGTTGATCCTACCGCTGACGAACAAAAGGCTCTTTCGGCCCTCAAGGGTAAGCTTGAAGGCGCGATTGTATGGGCCACGAGCCGTGCGAATAGCCATCACGATATTTGGATTATGAATGCCGACGGTACGAATGCCCGTGCCCTTACGCAGGGTGACAACGTGGACTGGTTCCCGCGCATTTCGCCGGATGGCTCTACGGTGCTCTTTAACCGCAGTAAGGGTGGTTGGGTGCCTGAAAACGATGCCAACTATCCGGAAAAGTGGGACTTGTGGATGGTCGACATTTCGGGCGAAAACGCTCGCAAGGTTGTGGACAACGCCACGTGGGGCACTTGGAGACCCGACGGCAAGTCTATCGTGTTTAGCCGTGCAGGCAAGGTGTTCTCGATGGATCTTGCAAGCAAGAAGGAAACGCTTGTGCTTGATGGCGAAAAGGCCTTCAATAAATCCGGCGTGATTCTGCAAGAACCGAACATGAGCCCCGATGGCAAGCATTTGGCCATTACGCTTCGCGGTTCCATGCGCGAAACGGGCGTGTGGGATCTTTCGAAGAATGCTTGGACTAAGTCTGGCGACGGTTGCCAGATTGACTGGAACTTTGACGGCAGCAAGCTTTACCGCGTGAACCCGACGGGTAACGGTGGCACGGCTGCTCCGAGTGAAATTTTGTGGTTCAGCGCTAAAGATGGCAAGCAGATTGAAAAGGTCGGTTTCTTTGGCATTCCGAAGAATGTGAAGTTGATGGACCTGCCTGGTCGCCGCAGTCACGAATATTTCCCGCGTCTCTCTCCGGATGGCAAGTGGCTCGTTTGGGGTGCGACCGACAAGGGTCACGATCACGACTTGTTCGACTACGAACTGTACATCTGGAAGATTGGCGAACCGGTTGAGTCGGCAACGCGTATTACTTACCACACCGGTAATGACCGCTGGCCGGACATTTGGCTTGGCAAGGTTCCGGTAAAGGAATCGGTATCTGCGAAGGCTGTAGAATCCGTTTCTAAGGCTGCAGCAACAGCAATTGCTGGTGGCGTGAGCGATGCCAAGATGGACGAACTGATTCAGGCCATCGATCGTTTGACAGAAGCAGTGAAGTCGCTGGCTAAGTAG
- a CDS encoding TrmH family RNA methyltransferase → MFSEKKFLATKETSKAKRMAELLRVIILQLGDDVPRAKREFDTYAEWMKLPESERLTGKNQAQMIDLYKTFRTRAGLGFERDVYLEQEPGDREVANEAPLPFAVLVHNLRSAFNVGSIIRSTDCFGLEGVHLSGYSCGPDHVTVKSAARGCQEWIPIKRWESPFDCVKWHKENGYEIIALETGEDIPSINNVTWPEKGLIILGNEELGIAPELMAEATMKVTIPMAGRKASMNVAGAYAIMCFKIRSDNSSK, encoded by the coding sequence ATGTTTTCCGAGAAAAAATTCCTAGCGACAAAAGAGACTTCTAAGGCCAAACGCATGGCCGAATTACTGCGCGTAATCATCCTGCAATTGGGCGATGATGTCCCCCGCGCCAAGCGTGAATTTGATACTTACGCCGAATGGATGAAGCTCCCCGAAAGCGAGCGCCTGACCGGCAAGAATCAGGCCCAAATGATTGACCTGTACAAGACTTTCCGCACTCGTGCCGGGCTCGGGTTTGAACGCGATGTTTACTTGGAACAAGAGCCGGGCGACCGCGAAGTTGCCAACGAAGCCCCGCTCCCGTTTGCCGTACTCGTGCACAATCTGCGCAGCGCCTTCAATGTCGGTTCCATCATTCGCAGCACAGACTGCTTCGGGCTCGAAGGCGTGCACCTGAGCGGTTACAGTTGCGGACCAGACCATGTGACAGTCAAGAGTGCTGCCCGCGGCTGCCAGGAATGGATTCCTATCAAGCGCTGGGAATCGCCCTTCGATTGCGTCAAATGGCACAAGGAAAACGGCTACGAAATCATAGCACTTGAAACCGGCGAAGACATTCCGAGTATAAACAACGTAACATGGCCCGAAAAAGGCCTCATTATCCTCGGAAACGAAGAATTAGGAATCGCTCCGGAACTGATGGCCGAAGCGACAATGAAGGTGACAATCCCGATGGCTGGCCGCAAGGCGAGCATGAATGTCGCCGGCGCCTACGCCATTATGTGCTTTAAGATTCGTTCTGATAACAGTTCGAAGTAA
- the surE gene encoding 5'/3'-nucleotidase SurE, translated as MQDYPKTRVLISNDDGIQSGYMLALACALVPYADVCVFAPEVEQSGVGHAFTVRRGLSVKKVKIPENASIEAYSMSGTPADCVKFALGHFAAHGLTTEGVGPGNFDVCFSGVNLGENSGVSSLYSGTVAGAREAALWGVPGIALSLRGTTANMLETAKEFAVKVVKDRLFERIPVGVFWNVNFPKATAETFKGFKATKMALGMFTDHYSHENGLWQLDGDKLWDEQPKDSDDYLLNQGYATITPHRIDQTDEESLKIISEMIEEN; from the coding sequence ATGCAAGACTACCCGAAGACACGTGTCCTCATCTCGAACGATGACGGAATCCAGAGTGGCTATATGCTCGCTTTGGCGTGTGCGCTTGTCCCTTATGCGGATGTGTGCGTTTTTGCGCCCGAAGTGGAGCAGAGCGGGGTAGGACACGCCTTTACAGTTCGGCGTGGGCTTTCGGTCAAAAAAGTGAAAATTCCGGAAAATGCGTCAATTGAGGCGTATTCCATGTCGGGAACACCTGCTGATTGTGTCAAATTTGCGTTGGGCCATTTTGCTGCTCATGGGCTAACCACCGAGGGGGTCGGTCCGGGTAATTTTGACGTGTGTTTTTCGGGCGTGAATCTCGGCGAAAATTCCGGCGTGTCGTCGCTCTATTCGGGTACGGTCGCAGGCGCTCGTGAAGCGGCTCTTTGGGGTGTGCCGGGCATTGCGCTTTCTCTCCGTGGCACGACTGCAAATATGCTCGAAACCGCAAAGGAATTTGCCGTGAAGGTGGTCAAGGACCGCTTGTTCGAACGGATTCCCGTAGGCGTTTTCTGGAACGTGAATTTTCCAAAGGCTACCGCCGAAACCTTTAAAGGGTTTAAGGCAACCAAGATGGCTCTTGGAATGTTTACTGACCACTACTCCCACGAAAATGGACTGTGGCAACTGGATGGCGATAAACTGTGGGATGAACAGCCTAAGGATAGCGACGACTATCTGCTGAATCAGGGCTATGCGACGATTACGCCCCACCGTATCGACCAGACCGACGAAGAAAGTTTGAAAATAATAAGTGAAATGATAGAGGAAAACTAA